A genomic window from Maridesulfovibrio sp. includes:
- a CDS encoding DUF4198 domain-containing protein: MKCCKRISLVLACLLVALSCTAAFAHEFIIKPVQLTAQKDHIVPFSVVSAHVFMISEEMEPIDQVEAALVLKGETTPLKLSENKMLMTLDGQIKPKSEGTAIITGHRHGIIWTQTTRGWKQQSKKELKGVISSGKYEKFCKTLVTVGEPDGAYNKIIGQRLEIVPMSDPAKAKVGDEIEFQTLLDGKPVSVENMVATYDGFSMNPNTFAYFTEPYGNGITKLKITAPGTWMVRVQHADKNPTPDYDNFVMRSVLVFEVK, from the coding sequence ATGAAATGTTGTAAACGTATTTCACTTGTTCTCGCATGTCTGCTTGTTGCTCTCAGCTGCACAGCTGCATTTGCCCATGAATTCATAATCAAACCTGTACAGCTGACAGCCCAGAAAGACCATATTGTTCCTTTCAGCGTTGTTTCTGCTCATGTTTTCATGATCAGCGAAGAAATGGAGCCCATTGATCAGGTAGAAGCCGCACTGGTTCTCAAAGGTGAAACCACTCCACTGAAGCTTTCTGAAAATAAAATGCTGATGACACTGGATGGTCAGATCAAACCTAAATCAGAAGGAACTGCTATTATTACCGGGCATCGCCATGGGATAATCTGGACCCAGACAACAAGAGGCTGGAAGCAGCAATCCAAGAAGGAACTCAAGGGAGTTATCAGTAGCGGAAAATATGAAAAATTCTGCAAAACTCTTGTCACTGTAGGAGAACCTGACGGAGCCTATAACAAGATTATCGGTCAACGCCTTGAAATAGTTCCCATGAGCGACCCCGCAAAAGCTAAAGTCGGAGACGAGATTGAATTCCAAACATTACTGGACGGTAAGCCTGTATCTGTAGAAAACATGGTCGCTACATATGATGGTTTTTCAATGAACCCGAACACTTTTGCTTATTTCACCGAGCCATATGGCAACGGTATCACAAAACTTAAAATTACCGCACCAGGCACATGGATGGTCCGCGTTCAGCATGCTGATAAAAATCCTACACCGGACTACGATAACTTCGTTATGCGATCTGTGCTGGTCTTTGAAGTTAAATAA
- a CDS encoding portal protein, which translates to MKHVENNQYLQRLQSLRQERGSWEPHWQEISDYILPRKGIYAGHRPNDGGIRSGKIIDSTATRALRILAAGLQGGLTSPARPWFRLGISDRDLSRHKSVREWISKVESTMYRVLARSNFYSCIHSLYTELAGFGTGILYCEPDEDSGIRFRTLTAGEYCLATDAQGRVDSVYREFKMTARQLEKRFGKANLPSSVHTSLGANRDHWFDVLHVVQPRDEFDVERMDALNMPFESVFLLNGRGGHVLSESGFVENPYMAPRWDTAAMDVYGRSPAMDVLADVKMLMEMSKSQIQAVHLTLRPPMKVPSMYSRRLNLLPGGQNPVEQNQQDSVSPLYQVRPDLAGVSNKIQDVRTAIREGFYNDIFMMMAGSNRRTITAAEVAERHEEKLIQLGPVIERQHTELLDPLIDRVFGILNRSGELPEAPSILDGVDIRIDYISVLAQAQKMVGTQSIESLAQFVGTLAQANPEVLDKVDMDRALDDYAELIGVPIGIVRSGDEVQKFRNMRRKEELRQQQLQQSLQTASLGSGIIKDLANSGLNPVQMQGVIDHLGHKIQP; encoded by the coding sequence ATGAAACATGTAGAGAATAATCAATATTTGCAGCGATTGCAGAGCTTGCGGCAGGAACGCGGCAGCTGGGAACCGCATTGGCAGGAGATAAGTGATTATATCCTGCCGCGTAAGGGTATTTATGCCGGGCATCGTCCCAATGACGGAGGTATAAGGTCCGGTAAGATTATTGATTCTACCGCGACAAGGGCTTTGCGCATCCTCGCCGCGGGCTTGCAGGGGGGGCTTACTTCTCCTGCAAGACCGTGGTTCAGATTAGGTATTTCGGACAGGGATCTTTCACGTCACAAGTCTGTGAGAGAATGGATTTCCAAGGTGGAGAGTACCATGTATCGCGTTTTGGCCCGCAGTAATTTCTATTCCTGTATTCATTCGCTATATACTGAGCTGGCAGGATTCGGGACCGGGATTCTCTATTGTGAGCCGGATGAAGACAGTGGGATCAGGTTCAGGACATTGACCGCCGGCGAATATTGTCTTGCTACTGATGCACAGGGCAGGGTGGATTCGGTATACCGTGAATTCAAGATGACTGCCCGTCAGTTGGAAAAGCGTTTTGGGAAAGCGAACCTGCCTTCCTCTGTACATACAAGTTTGGGCGCTAACCGTGATCATTGGTTTGATGTGCTTCATGTCGTCCAGCCGCGTGACGAGTTTGATGTTGAACGTATGGATGCACTGAATATGCCTTTTGAATCAGTTTTTCTGCTTAATGGTCGAGGTGGGCATGTGCTTTCGGAAAGTGGCTTTGTGGAGAACCCGTACATGGCCCCCCGCTGGGATACTGCGGCAATGGATGTGTACGGCCGGTCTCCGGCTATGGATGTGTTGGCCGATGTAAAGATGCTCATGGAGATGAGCAAGAGCCAGATTCAGGCTGTTCATCTGACTCTGCGCCCGCCCATGAAGGTTCCTTCCATGTACTCAAGGCGGCTGAACCTGCTGCCCGGCGGACAGAATCCCGTGGAGCAGAACCAGCAGGATTCGGTTTCCCCTCTATATCAGGTTCGTCCTGATCTGGCCGGGGTCAGTAATAAAATTCAGGATGTGCGCACAGCCATTCGTGAAGGATTCTATAACGACATTTTCATGATGATGGCTGGTTCTAACCGTAGGACAATAACCGCAGCAGAGGTTGCTGAGCGCCATGAAGAAAAGTTGATTCAGCTTGGTCCGGTTATCGAGCGTCAGCATACTGAGCTGCTTGATCCGCTCATCGACAGGGTTTTTGGCATACTCAATCGTTCCGGGGAGTTGCCGGAAGCACCTTCGATTCTCGACGGCGTGGATATCAGAATTGATTATATTTCTGTGCTTGCACAAGCCCAGAAAATGGTCGGAACGCAATCTATCGAATCACTTGCCCAGTTTGTGGGCACTCTGGCTCAGGCAAATCCAGAGGTATTGGATAAAGTTGATATGGATCGGGCTCTTGATGATTACGCTGAATTAATCGGCGTCCCTATTGGTATAGTCCGTTCCGGTGATGAGGTGCAAAAATTCAGGAACATGCGTAGGAAGGAAGAGTTAAGGCAGCAACAGTTGCAGCAAAGTTTACAAACTGCTTCGTTGGGATCTGGTATAATCAAGGACCTTGCTAATTCGGGCTTAAATCCGGTCCAGATGCAGGGTGTTATCGACCATCTCGGGCATAAAATTCAACCATAA
- a CDS encoding Com family DNA-binding transcriptional regulator, whose translation MTEHRCPVCRRLLMKGKVIEVHIKCPKCKKLVRIVEDE comes from the coding sequence ATGACTGAACACCGTTGCCCTGTTTGCCGTCGTCTGCTGATGAAAGGCAAGGTAATAGAAGTGCATATTAAATGCCCCAAGTGTAAGAAGCTGGTGCGTATTGTTGAGGATGAGTGA
- a CDS encoding aminobutyrate aminotransferase produces MPDYYRPDLPQALQGQSQVWFKNGSPGFNGYYKWHRYTYGTNPSANNDGLNAPADWRVPEDWTFSSKTGHWYTPTEMKDAGFNKINGEWLHPNDIRRQEVERQNAEFDARIAARMKSQARMRKVHALGRKATILTGPDGVVANAEVSKEILERSKGVMR; encoded by the coding sequence ATGCCAGATTACTACAGGCCAGACCTGCCCCAAGCCCTGCAAGGCCAATCGCAGGTCTGGTTTAAAAACGGTTCTCCGGGGTTCAACGGTTACTACAAATGGCATCGCTATACCTACGGGACCAATCCTTCAGCAAATAATGACGGGCTTAATGCTCCGGCTGATTGGCGAGTCCCGGAAGATTGGACTTTCTCGTCCAAGACAGGGCACTGGTATACTCCAACTGAAATGAAGGATGCCGGGTTCAATAAAATTAATGGTGAATGGCTGCATCCTAACGATATACGCCGTCAAGAAGTGGAACGCCAGAATGCGGAATTTGATGCCCGGATAGCTGCACGAATGAAAAGTCAGGCCCGTATGCGTAAGGTTCATGCGCTCGGGCGCAAAGCGACTATCCTGACCGGGCCGGACGGAGTGGTTGCAAATGCAGAGGTCAGCAAGGAAATTTTAGAGCGTTCTAAAGGAGTAATGAGATGA
- a CDS encoding GNAT family N-acetyltransferase, protein MYGFEVDGGFTFYKFRDFDGTQSLTDEHLRWFWEIMCAAGQIPVIFYDGSVETFGEFKRLVHRKDQHFFFGFKGNTPSGLFWLNGFGLKSCFVHLAIMPEFHGKGTLQMGRGVLRHLLSGTDVSGEYIFDCIKGLIPMANSLACRMAERSGFIKAGVLPQAVFNAAADKSVDAAIFCAVRNKEDNESATGISKQGV, encoded by the coding sequence ATGTACGGTTTTGAAGTCGACGGAGGCTTTACTTTCTATAAATTCAGGGATTTTGACGGTACGCAGTCGCTAACTGACGAACACCTGCGCTGGTTTTGGGAAATTATGTGCGCAGCCGGACAGATTCCGGTCATTTTTTATGATGGCTCAGTGGAAACCTTCGGTGAGTTTAAGCGCTTGGTCCATCGCAAGGATCAGCACTTCTTTTTCGGCTTTAAAGGCAACACCCCTTCGGGATTATTCTGGTTGAACGGATTCGGTTTAAAGTCCTGTTTTGTCCATCTTGCTATTATGCCTGAATTTCACGGTAAGGGGACTTTGCAGATGGGGCGCGGTGTATTGCGTCATTTGTTGTCAGGCACTGACGTGTCGGGTGAATATATATTCGACTGTATAAAGGGGTTGATACCAATGGCGAACTCGTTGGCCTGCCGCATGGCGGAAAGGTCCGGTTTTATAAAAGCGGGAGTTCTCCCGCAGGCCGTATTCAATGCGGCAGCAGATAAAAGTGTTGATGCCGCCATTTTTTGTGCGGTCAGGAATAAAGAGGACAATGAGTCCGCAACAGGAATTTCTAAACAAGGAGTATGA
- a CDS encoding holin family protein, which produces MIGSILDLGSTIIDKIWPDAGEREKAKLRLLEMQKKGELAELETRVQVMLAEMSGNWLQRSWRPILMLTIIAIVANNYLIYPYLALFWQKAPHLDLPLQLWSLMELGLGGYVVGRSAEKVAKTWREKNG; this is translated from the coding sequence ATGATCGGGTCAATTCTTGATCTTGGATCAACTATTATAGACAAAATCTGGCCAGACGCCGGAGAGCGGGAAAAGGCCAAGCTCCGGCTCTTGGAAATGCAGAAGAAGGGAGAGCTTGCCGAGCTGGAGACCCGAGTGCAAGTCATGCTGGCTGAGATGTCCGGTAACTGGCTTCAGCGTTCATGGCGGCCGATTCTAATGCTGACCATCATTGCCATTGTGGCTAACAATTACCTTATTTATCCCTATCTTGCCTTGTTCTGGCAGAAGGCTCCGCATCTTGATCTGCCCTTGCAGTTATGGTCGCTCATGGAGCTTGGGCTCGGCGGGTACGTGGTCGGCCGCAGCGCGGAGAAGGTTGCAAAAACATGGAGGGAGAAAAATGGCTGA